Proteins encoded in a region of the Euleptes europaea isolate rEulEur1 chromosome 3, rEulEur1.hap1, whole genome shotgun sequence genome:
- the LOC130474951 gene encoding C-type lectin BPL-like, with the protein MGPGTLFSLFFCHLLWLACGNPVEIGEGSLPHEEEQEDLSFLLAEYKLLRNTACNPKWTSHGFYCYRYFNTPRSFRDAEEECQSYGRNFHLTSIASASDSVFLAKLLKEAENDMWIGLQNAENCSTWTWTDGTPYSSTIAPWDEGQPDQCGNGPVCVQLTQSSKYSKWDDEAAETIG; encoded by the exons ATGGGACCAGGGACCCTTTTCAGCCTCTTCTTCTGCCATCTTCTCTGGCTGGCCTGTGGCAACCCGGTGGAGATAGGGGAAGGGAGCTTGCCTCATGAAGAAGAACAGGAAGACTTGAGCTTCCTGCTTGCTGAATATAAGCTTCTTAGAAACACAGCGTGCAACCCGAAATGGACCAGCCATGGCTTTTACTGCTACAGGTATTTCAACACGCCCCGGTCTTTCAGAGATGCAGAG GAAGAATGCCAGAGTTACGGTCGCAACTTTCATCTCACGTCCATCGCCTCTGCATCGGACAGCGTCTTCCTTGCCAAGCTGTTGAAGGAGGCTGAAAATGACATGTGGATTGGTTTGCAAAATGCAGAGAAT TGCTCCACCTGGACCTGGACCGACGGAACACCCTACAGTTCAACCATCGCCCCTTGGGACGAAGGGCAGCCCGATCAATGTGGCAATGGCCCCGTGTGTGTGCAGCTGACACAAAGCTCAA AATATTCCAAGTGGGATGAC